Proteins co-encoded in one Alcanivorax sp. genomic window:
- the rpsG gene encoding 30S ribosomal protein S7 — protein MPRRRVVAKREILPDPKFGSQLLAKFMNHVMVSGKKSVSERIVYGALDIITERKGGDSLEMFEKALDNIRPAVEVKSRRVGGATYQVPVEVRPSRRTALAMRWLVDAARKRGEKSMPARLAGEVMDAAEGKGAAMKKREDVHRMAEANKAFSHFRF, from the coding sequence ATGCCAAGACGTCGCGTTGTTGCCAAACGTGAGATCCTGCCGGATCCCAAGTTTGGAAGCCAGTTGCTGGCCAAGTTCATGAACCATGTAATGGTCAGCGGTAAGAAATCCGTTTCCGAGCGTATCGTTTACGGTGCGCTGGATATCATCACCGAGCGTAAGGGTGGTGACTCCCTGGAGATGTTCGAGAAGGCCCTGGACAATATCCGTCCGGCGGTTGAGGTGAAGAGCCGCCGTGTGGGTGGTGCTACCTACCAGGTTCCTGTTGAAGTTCGCCCGAGTCGTCGTACCGCACTGGCCATGCGCTGGCTGGTAGACGCCGCCCGTAAGCGTGGCGAGAAGAGCATGCCGGCCCGCCTGGCTGGTGAAGTGATGGATGCAGCCGAAGGTAAAGGTGCAGCGATGAAGAAACGTGAAGACGTGCATCGCATGGCCGAAGCCAACAAGGCGTTCTCCCACTTCCGCTTCTAA
- the rpsL gene encoding 30S ribosomal protein S12, translating to MATVNQLVRKPRKSKVEKSDSVALQGCPQRRGVCTRVYTTTPKKPNSALRKVCRVRLTNGYEVSSYIGGEGHNLQEHSVVLIRGGRVKDLPGVRYHTVRGTLDTAGVQDRKQRRSKYGAKRPKK from the coding sequence ATGGCAACTGTAAACCAGCTGGTGCGCAAGCCGCGCAAAAGCAAGGTAGAAAAGAGCGACTCCGTAGCCCTGCAGGGCTGCCCCCAGCGTCGCGGCGTTTGCACTCGGGTGTATACCACTACCCCGAAGAAGCCGAACTCCGCACTGCGTAAAGTGTGTCGTGTGCGTCTGACCAATGGTTATGAAGTATCTTCCTACATCGGTGGTGAAGGTCATAACCTGCAGGAGCACTCCGTAGTTCTGATCCGTGGCGGTCGTGTAAAAGACCTTCCCGGTGTGCGCTACCACACTGTTCGTGGAACCCTGGATACGGCAGGTGTGCAGGATCGCAAACAGCGTCGTTCCAAGTATGGCGCCAAGCGTCCCAAGAAGTAA
- a CDS encoding HlyD family efflux transporter periplasmic adaptor subunit, whose translation MEEKKVRQVHESQEERQHVRVKLQGSLRLRMQSPVKGIFSLEDVSLGGLSFIAGQVNLTPGTLCHGEIVFRLGRANLSMPISFKVIYQQADSQRVGGQYTVIDQQNTDLLRLLISNYLAGELTELDDVIDNMKRENYVATRKNKQQAAGRTFWDRARAMSVSILFFVAGLLAFLFVAWKLYQHAFLTHAEDAWVSLPGKTVLMPENGYVQLLIPEGTTQVEQGQPLLTVSSRLVARLNNGVLLDSLDPKQVRALVDAAVFDVTLNSPCDCEIAELQVQDGEFVHKDNVLMKLVDPSGPVSITALFSGNAASLDAGVGETVTVRYLDGETDGSATITQLVRDEESGLLRMQISGSRELPSSAQNQPVSVTVHPAWLPVL comes from the coding sequence ATGGAAGAGAAAAAGGTCAGGCAAGTGCATGAGTCTCAGGAAGAGCGACAACATGTACGTGTGAAACTGCAGGGTAGTCTGCGGCTGAGAATGCAGAGCCCGGTGAAAGGGATTTTCTCCCTTGAAGATGTATCCCTGGGGGGGCTGTCCTTTATTGCCGGTCAGGTAAACCTGACACCGGGCACCCTGTGCCACGGTGAAATCGTGTTTCGTCTCGGCCGCGCCAATCTGTCCATGCCGATCAGCTTCAAGGTCATCTATCAGCAGGCTGACAGTCAGCGGGTGGGCGGACAGTACACCGTGATCGATCAACAGAACACGGACCTCCTGAGGTTGTTGATCAGCAACTATCTGGCCGGTGAGCTCACCGAGCTGGACGATGTCATCGACAACATGAAGCGGGAGAACTATGTGGCTACCCGTAAGAACAAGCAGCAAGCAGCCGGGCGTACCTTTTGGGATCGCGCTCGCGCCATGTCGGTGAGCATACTGTTTTTTGTGGCTGGCTTGTTGGCTTTTCTGTTTGTGGCCTGGAAGCTTTACCAGCATGCCTTCCTTACCCACGCCGAAGATGCCTGGGTGTCCCTCCCCGGCAAGACCGTACTGATGCCGGAAAACGGTTATGTTCAGCTGTTGATTCCCGAAGGCACTACACAGGTTGAACAGGGGCAGCCGTTGTTGACCGTGTCGTCACGGTTGGTGGCGCGACTGAACAATGGTGTGCTGCTGGATAGTCTGGATCCCAAGCAGGTACGTGCGCTGGTAGATGCGGCGGTATTTGACGTGACACTTAACAGTCCCTGCGACTGTGAGATCGCAGAACTGCAGGTGCAGGATGGTGAGTTTGTCCACAAGGACAACGTGTTGATGAAGCTGGTTGACCCCTCCGGGCCGGTGTCGATCACGGCCCTGTTTTCAGGCAATGCAGCTTCGCTGGATGCGGGCGTTGGTGAAACGGTGACGGTCCGTTATCTGGACGGCGAGACCGATGGCAGTGCCACCATCACCCAGCTGGTCAGGGATGAGGAAAGTGGTTTGTTGCGAATGCAGATTAGCGGTTCGCGGGAATTGCCTTCCTCTGCCCAGAATCAA
- a CDS encoding UDP-glucose/GDP-mannose dehydrogenase family protein, whose amino-acid sequence MSTISIFGLGYVGAVCTACFAKKGHHVIGMDVSEGKVAQVQKGESPIVEEQLGELLSEGVAAGRITATTDARQAVTDSQVSFVCVGTPSDESGFLNTRYLKAVCEDIGLALRDKDDVHLVVIRSTVLPGLVRGELLPILEQASGKQAGVDFLLAVNPEFLRESTAIYDFFNPPMTVVGGMNEDASDALAALYEGLDAPLVKMALEEAELVKYACNSWHATKVSFANEIGNIAKQAGVDGRRVMEVVCMDNKLNLSSYYMKPGFAYGGSCLPKDVRALNAWCAKVSLPSPLLASLSSSNDNQVERAMTMIRESGMKKVGMLGLSFKPGTDDLRESPLVSLAARLVAEGYELAIHDSNVSYASKHSPVAEQLWSSYGELFNCLTDDMDQLVDSSEVVVVGHAIPAFKAVADTVNSGRLLIDLCGYLPGVSSEDRQGICW is encoded by the coding sequence ATGTCCACGATCTCAATTTTTGGACTGGGCTACGTTGGCGCAGTCTGCACCGCATGTTTTGCCAAAAAAGGTCACCATGTCATCGGCATGGATGTTAGCGAGGGCAAGGTGGCCCAGGTGCAAAAGGGGGAGTCACCCATTGTGGAAGAGCAGCTCGGCGAGCTGTTGTCCGAGGGGGTGGCTGCCGGCCGGATTACGGCAACCACCGACGCCCGTCAGGCGGTAACCGATAGCCAGGTTTCCTTTGTTTGTGTGGGAACGCCCAGCGACGAAAGCGGCTTTCTCAACACCCGCTATCTCAAGGCGGTGTGTGAAGACATCGGCCTGGCGTTGCGCGACAAGGATGATGTGCACCTGGTGGTCATTCGTAGCACGGTGCTGCCCGGTCTGGTGCGTGGCGAGTTGCTGCCGATCCTCGAGCAGGCCTCCGGAAAACAGGCCGGGGTAGATTTCCTGCTGGCGGTCAATCCGGAGTTTCTGCGTGAATCCACGGCTATCTATGACTTCTTCAACCCGCCCATGACCGTGGTTGGCGGCATGAACGAGGACGCTTCCGACGCCCTCGCCGCGCTCTACGAAGGGCTGGATGCGCCTCTGGTGAAGATGGCTCTGGAAGAGGCAGAGCTGGTTAAGTACGCCTGTAACTCCTGGCATGCCACCAAGGTGTCGTTTGCCAATGAGATCGGCAATATCGCCAAGCAGGCCGGTGTGGACGGGCGCCGGGTGATGGAAGTGGTATGCATGGACAACAAGCTGAACCTGTCCAGCTATTACATGAAACCCGGTTTTGCCTATGGCGGTTCCTGTCTGCCAAAAGATGTACGCGCATTGAATGCCTGGTGTGCCAAGGTGTCTCTGCCATCGCCGCTGCTGGCCTCGCTGTCCAGTAGCAATGACAACCAGGTGGAGCGGGCCATGACCATGATCCGCGAATCTGGCATGAAGAAAGTCGGCATGCTGGGGCTGAGTTTCAAGCCGGGTACCGATGACTTGCGGGAGAGCCCGCTGGTGAGTCTGGCCGCGCGCCTGGTGGCAGAGGGCTACGAGTTGGCCATCCACGACAGTAACGTGAGTTATGCCAGCAAGCACAGCCCGGTAGCGGAACAGCTGTGGAGTAGTTATGGCGAGCTGTTCAACTGTTTGACCGATGATATGGATCAGCTGGTGGACAGCAGTGAAGTGGTCGTGGTCGGCCATGCCATTCCTGCCTTCAAGGCCGTGGCGGATACGGTGAACAGCGGACGTTTGCTGATTGACCTGTGTGGTTATCTGCCCGGTGTTTCCAGTGAAGATCGTCAGGGTATCTGCTGGTAA
- the tuf gene encoding elongation factor Tu → MAKEKFERNKPHVNVGTIGHVDHGKTTLTAALTRVCAEVWGGAAVAFDGIDNAPEERERGITIATSHVEYDSPTRHYAHVDCPGHADYVKNMITGAAQMDGAILVCSAADGPMPQTREHILLSRQVGVPYIVVFLNKADMVDDEELLELVEMEIRELLNDYDFPGDDTPIIKGSALKALEGDTSDIGMPAVQKLVECLDEYIPEPERAVDQPFLMPIEDVFSISGRGTVVTGRVERGIIKVGEEIEIVGIHDTTKTTCTGVEMFRKLLDEGRAGENVGVLLRGTKRDEVERGQVLAKPGSITPHTKFVAEVYVLSKDEGGRHTPFFNGYRPQFYFRTTDVTGACTLPEGTEMVMPGDNVQMDVELIAPIAMEDGLRFAIREGGRTVGAGVVAKITE, encoded by the coding sequence GTGGCAAAGGAAAAGTTTGAACGTAATAAACCGCACGTAAACGTAGGCACCATCGGTCACGTTGACCATGGTAAAACCACTCTGACCGCTGCGCTGACTCGCGTATGTGCGGAAGTATGGGGCGGCGCTGCCGTTGCCTTCGACGGTATCGACAATGCTCCGGAAGAGCGTGAGCGTGGTATCACCATCGCTACCTCTCACGTAGAGTACGATTCCCCGACTCGTCACTACGCCCACGTAGACTGCCCCGGGCACGCTGATTATGTGAAGAACATGATCACCGGTGCTGCCCAGATGGACGGCGCGATCCTGGTATGTTCCGCTGCTGATGGCCCGATGCCGCAGACCCGCGAGCACATCCTGCTGTCCCGTCAGGTTGGCGTACCTTACATCGTTGTGTTCCTGAACAAAGCGGACATGGTAGACGATGAAGAGCTGCTCGAGCTGGTAGAGATGGAAATCCGCGAGCTGCTGAACGACTACGACTTCCCGGGCGACGACACCCCGATCATCAAGGGTTCTGCCCTGAAAGCGCTGGAAGGCGACACCAGCGACATCGGCATGCCTGCCGTGCAGAAGCTGGTTGAGTGCCTGGACGAGTACATCCCGGAGCCGGAGCGTGCCGTAGACCAGCCGTTCCTGATGCCGATCGAAGACGTATTCTCCATCTCTGGTCGCGGTACTGTAGTAACCGGCCGTGTAGAGCGTGGCATCATCAAGGTGGGTGAGGAAATCGAGATCGTGGGTATCCACGACACCACCAAGACCACTTGTACCGGTGTTGAGATGTTCCGCAAGCTGCTGGACGAAGGCCGTGCGGGTGAGAACGTTGGTGTACTGCTGCGTGGTACCAAGCGTGACGAAGTAGAGCGTGGTCAGGTCCTGGCGAAGCCCGGTTCCATCACTCCGCACACCAAGTTCGTTGCCGAGGTATACGTACTGAGCAAGGACGAAGGTGGCCGTCACACCCCGTTCTTCAACGGTTACCGTCCGCAGTTCTACTTCCGTACCACCGACGTCACCGGTGCTTGCACCCTGCCGGAAGGTACTGAAATGGTAATGCCGGGCGACAACGTTCAGATGGACGTTGAGCTGATCGCTCCGATCGCCATGGAAGACGGCCTGCGCTTCGCTATCCGCGAAGGTGGTCGTACCGTTGGCGCTGGTGTGGTAGCCAAGATCACCGAGTAA
- the fusA gene encoding elongation factor G: MARQTPLNRYRNIGICAHVDAGKTTTTERILFYTGISHKIGEVHDGAATMDWMEQEQERGITITSAATTTFWQGMDQQYDRHRINIIDTPGHVDFTIEVERSLRVLDGAVVVFCGSSGVEPQSETVWRQANKYEVPRIVFVNKMDRAGANFDSVCEQIRKRLGAKIVPIQYNIGAEDDFKGLVDLIRMKAIYWNEEDMGATYEEGDIPADIQGRCDELREQMMESAAEASEELMEKYLENGELSNDEIKAGLRQQVLANEIVLGLCGSAFKNKGVQALLDAVVEFLPAPDEVKAIQGVLDDGETVESRKSSDDEPFSALAFKIATDPFVGSLTFIRVYSGVLNSGDSVMNSVRQKKERVGRLLQMHSNSREEIKEVRAGDIAACVGLKDITTGDTLCDLNKPIVLERMEFPDPVISVAVEPKSKADQEKMGLALGRLAQEDPSFRVKTDEESGQTIISGMGELHLDIIVDRMKREFKVECNVGAPQVAYRETFTKASDVEGKFVKQSGGRGQYGHVKVRFEPIDRDEEFQFAEEIHGGTVPKEYFGAVQKGIDEQLQAGVLAGYPILGVKATLYDGSYHEVDSNENAFRMAGALAVKNAAKEGGAVLLEPMMKVEAVTPEEYMGDVMGDLNRRRGMVQGMEDTMAGKVIRAEVPLSEMFGYATDLRSMSQGRASYSMEFLKYAEAPKNIADDVISGKKS, encoded by the coding sequence GTGGCACGTCAGACTCCTCTCAATCGCTATCGCAATATTGGTATCTGTGCGCACGTAGATGCGGGCAAGACCACCACTACCGAGCGTATTCTTTTCTACACCGGCATCTCCCACAAGATTGGTGAGGTGCACGATGGTGCTGCCACCATGGACTGGATGGAGCAGGAGCAGGAGCGTGGTATTACCATCACCTCTGCTGCTACTACCACCTTCTGGCAGGGCATGGACCAGCAGTATGACCGTCACCGGATCAACATCATCGATACTCCCGGACACGTGGACTTTACCATTGAGGTAGAGCGTTCCCTGCGTGTACTGGATGGTGCCGTGGTGGTGTTCTGTGGTTCTTCCGGTGTTGAGCCCCAGTCCGAGACTGTATGGCGTCAGGCTAACAAGTACGAAGTACCGCGCATCGTGTTCGTCAACAAGATGGACCGTGCTGGCGCGAACTTCGACTCCGTGTGCGAGCAGATCCGCAAGCGTCTGGGCGCCAAGATCGTGCCGATCCAGTACAACATCGGCGCGGAAGATGACTTCAAGGGTCTGGTCGACCTGATCCGGATGAAGGCCATCTACTGGAATGAAGAAGACATGGGTGCCACCTACGAAGAAGGTGATATCCCGGCTGATATCCAGGGCCGCTGTGACGAACTGCGCGAGCAGATGATGGAATCTGCCGCAGAAGCGTCTGAAGAGCTGATGGAGAAGTACCTGGAAAACGGTGAGCTTTCCAACGATGAGATCAAGGCGGGTCTGCGTCAGCAGGTACTGGCCAATGAAATCGTTCTCGGCCTGTGTGGCTCTGCGTTCAAGAACAAGGGTGTACAGGCTCTGCTGGACGCTGTCGTTGAATTCCTGCCGGCCCCGGATGAAGTAAAAGCCATCCAGGGCGTGCTGGACGACGGTGAAACGGTTGAATCACGTAAGTCTTCCGACGACGAGCCCTTCTCAGCGCTGGCGTTCAAGATCGCCACCGACCCGTTCGTAGGCTCTCTGACCTTTATTCGCGTTTACTCCGGCGTGCTTAACTCCGGTGATAGCGTGATGAACTCCGTGCGCCAGAAGAAAGAGCGTGTGGGGCGTCTGTTGCAGATGCACTCCAACTCCCGTGAGGAGATCAAGGAAGTGCGCGCGGGTGATATCGCGGCGTGTGTTGGTCTGAAGGACATCACCACCGGTGACACCCTGTGTGATCTCAACAAGCCGATCGTGCTTGAGCGTATGGAATTCCCGGATCCGGTAATCTCCGTAGCGGTGGAGCCGAAGTCCAAGGCTGACCAGGAAAAGATGGGCCTGGCACTGGGTCGTCTGGCTCAGGAAGACCCCTCTTTCCGTGTGAAGACCGACGAAGAATCCGGCCAGACTATCATCTCTGGTATGGGCGAACTGCATCTGGACATCATCGTTGACCGCATGAAGCGCGAGTTCAAGGTTGAATGTAACGTGGGCGCGCCGCAGGTAGCTTACCGCGAGACCTTCACCAAGGCTTCCGATGTGGAAGGCAAGTTCGTGAAGCAGTCCGGTGGTCGTGGTCAGTACGGTCACGTCAAGGTACGTTTCGAGCCCATCGACCGTGATGAAGAGTTCCAGTTCGCGGAAGAAATTCACGGTGGTACCGTACCGAAGGAATACTTTGGCGCCGTACAGAAGGGTATCGACGAGCAGCTGCAGGCAGGTGTTCTGGCGGGTTACCCGATCCTGGGCGTGAAAGCGACCCTGTACGATGGTTCCTACCACGAGGTGGATTCCAACGAAAACGCCTTCCGTATGGCCGGTGCACTGGCTGTGAAAAATGCCGCTAAAGAAGGTGGTGCTGTGCTGCTTGAGCCGATGATGAAGGTGGAAGCGGTAACCCCGGAAGAGTACATGGGTGACGTGATGGGCGACCTGAACCGTCGTCGCGGCATGGTACAGGGCATGGAAGACACCATGGCCGGTAAAGTGATCCGCGCTGAGGTTCCGCTCTCTGAAATGTTCGGTTACGCTACTGACCTGCGTTCCATGTCTCAGGGTCGCGCCAGCTACTCCATGGAGTTCCTGAAGTACGCTGAAGCACCGAAGAATATCGCTGATGACGTCATCAGCGGCAAGAAATCTTAA
- a CDS encoding glycosyltransferase produces the protein MKNLGEWLLWLSVVMGLALLIDPAYLDSDDRKFILLIGAIGLWRYSIGGMHLLRGIWFMRVRFPAMRRQIARDPDAYKPSHVYLVVTSFRIPADTTWNVYASVFREAVGCGTPATVVVSIVERADENLIRQCHREFDPGGCVKLIICRARGTGKRDGLALAFRAVSRTMPDRDAVVGVVDGDTMLAPDCVRDSVCFFGLMPNLGGLTTNEQCVVRGSRIMRDWHTMRFAQRHLNMCSMALSHRVLTMTGRMSFFRAAVLTAPEFIADVEADHLEHWRLGKFRFLTGDDKSSWNSLMTLGWDTFYVPDAHTLTVEHPPHHRFVPATLQLMFRWYGNSLRQNLRATRLGWRRLGVFTTFVLYDQRISMWTCLIGLTAALMMASLQNWQLFVVYLFWISLSRTFVALLLKVTCHPVGPLYPVLLYYNQVVGSLVKIFALFHLDRQSWTRQKTKLSVQNAGFDAAFNRISSKTMLFSAGSLFVCLMMLLTGS, from the coding sequence ATGAAAAACCTCGGAGAATGGCTGTTATGGCTGTCCGTGGTAATGGGGTTGGCGTTACTTATCGACCCTGCCTACCTGGACAGTGATGACCGCAAGTTCATCCTGTTGATCGGAGCCATTGGCCTGTGGCGTTACTCCATTGGGGGTATGCACCTGTTACGGGGGATCTGGTTCATGCGGGTAAGATTTCCCGCCATGCGGCGCCAGATTGCCCGTGACCCGGATGCCTACAAGCCCAGCCATGTCTATTTGGTGGTAACCAGCTTCCGGATCCCGGCGGATACTACGTGGAACGTGTATGCCAGCGTGTTCCGTGAAGCGGTGGGCTGCGGGACACCCGCTACGGTGGTGGTGTCCATTGTGGAGCGCGCTGACGAGAATCTGATTCGCCAGTGTCACCGGGAGTTTGACCCTGGCGGTTGCGTGAAGCTGATCATTTGCCGTGCCCGGGGTACCGGAAAGAGGGATGGACTGGCGCTGGCGTTTCGGGCGGTCAGCCGAACCATGCCGGACCGCGATGCGGTGGTGGGCGTGGTGGATGGCGATACCATGCTGGCTCCGGATTGCGTGCGCGATTCGGTCTGCTTTTTTGGCCTGATGCCCAATCTGGGCGGGCTGACCACCAATGAGCAGTGTGTGGTGCGGGGAAGTCGCATTATGCGTGACTGGCACACCATGCGCTTCGCCCAGCGTCACCTGAATATGTGTTCCATGGCCTTGTCCCACCGGGTGCTGACCATGACCGGGCGGATGTCGTTTTTCCGTGCGGCTGTACTCACGGCCCCGGAGTTCATTGCCGATGTGGAAGCCGACCACCTGGAGCACTGGCGGCTGGGCAAATTCCGATTTCTTACCGGTGATGACAAGTCCAGCTGGAACTCGCTGATGACTTTGGGCTGGGATACGTTCTACGTGCCGGATGCCCATACCCTTACGGTGGAGCATCCGCCTCACCACCGGTTTGTTCCCGCCACACTGCAGTTGATGTTTCGTTGGTATGGCAATTCGTTGCGGCAGAACCTGCGAGCCACCCGGTTGGGCTGGCGTCGATTGGGGGTGTTCACCACTTTCGTGCTGTATGACCAGCGCATCAGCATGTGGACCTGCCTGATTGGTTTGACGGCGGCCCTGATGATGGCATCGCTGCAAAACTGGCAATTGTTCGTGGTGTACCTGTTTTGGATTTCGTTATCCCGCACCTTTGTAGCGCTGCTGCTCAAGGTGACCTGCCACCCTGTGGGGCCTCTGTATCCAGTGTTGCTGTACTACAACCAGGTGGTGGGTTCTCTGGTGAAAATCTTTGCTCTGTTTCATCTTGATCGGCAAAGCTGGACACGCCAGAAGACGAAGTTGTCCGTCCAGAATGCAGGCTTTGATGCAGCCTTTAATCGCATCAGCTCAAAAACCATGCTGTTTTCGGCTGGAAGTCTGTTTGTCTGTTTGATGATGCTGCTAACCGGCAGTTAA